Part of the Halodesulfovibrio aestuarii DSM 17919 = ATCC 29578 genome, GCAATGCCATCCATTGATTGCGCATTAACCTGAGTTGCCTGCTGGATGCCGGAGATCGTGTGATCCACCTTTTTAGTGGCTTCCATTGTTTTTTCAGCCAGTTTGCGCACCTCATCAGCAACAACGGCGAACCCTCTGCCAGCTTCGCCCGCTCTTGCTGCTTCAATTGCGGCGTTGAGTGCAAGCAAGTTTGTCTGGTCAGCGATATCAGAAATAACCACCATGACTTGGTTGATGGATTCTGCCTGACGATCAAGCTGACTCATTTGCTCCTGCAACATGTTAGCTTTTTTGTGGACAGCTTTGATGGATGAAAGAGACTTTTCAATCATTTGGGAACCTTCACGAACAGTTTCTAGCTCTGTTTTGCCCTGTGACATGGCTTGATTAGCAAGTTCTTTAATAAGAATTGCTGCTTGGTGGAGGTTATCCATTGCGTGATCAACTTCACTCATCTGATTGATTTGATCATACGATTTTTCGCCTACAGTACTCATGTGACCGGTAAGAGTATCCATCATTGATTTACTCTCGACAGCAGCTTGCTCTAACGTATGAGCTGTACGCAAAATTTCATCATATGAAGTTTGAAGATCCTGTCTACTTTTCTCTGCTTCATTTTGAGCTAATGCTGCGGCCTGTGCTTTATCCCGTGCATCTAAAGTTGCTCTATGCAAATCGTTATGACCGGTTACAAGTTCTTTCGACATCAAGTTCATTGCTACAGCTAATTCTGATAGTTCATCAGTTCCGTCTGTAGGTATATGCAAATCAAGCTGACCAGCTGCGATGTCTTTTGCCCCTTTCGTAACAGTCGAGAGTGGTCTTAAGATACTGCGGATAATAAAGGCACAAAGGAACATGATACCTATAAGAAAAATACCAAATAGTGTTGCGACAAAAATGATTCTTGGACGGGCAAGACTCATCAGATTTTTTTTAAACGCTATCTGGTTCTTCAATATATTAGACATGTAGATGCCAGTACCAATCCAAATGTCTGTTCCATCAATAAACTGCGCTGAGCCAATTTTAGGTTGCAGTCCTTCCCCCGGTTTATTCCAGTCAAACTCTGTAATGCCACCACCGGCCTTAGCCAGCTTGAATAATTCCTGAATAATATAGGTTCCGTCTGGTCCTTTCAGTTGACTAAGGTCTTTGTTTATCAAAGATGTATTAGCTCCATGAGCTACACAAGTAGTCCCCCTGTATGCATAAAAATAACCAGACTTATCTTTTTCAAAACGAATTCTGGTAAAGGCATTTTGAATGATCTTCTCCTGCTCTGCTGGATCCGATACATTTTGTAGTGAAGCAGCAAGCGCGCTGGAAAGGATTGTTGTTGCTGCAGTTATTTTTTCTTTTTCCTGAATGGCCATTCTTTTATTTACTTCAACCGAGCTCGTATCCATGAGCATGTTGGACGCTTGCCAGTATTCAAAAAGCAATCCCCCAAGTGAAAGTAGAAGCAAGGCGAAAAGTAGTTGAATTCTAGTAGCGATTTTAAATTTTCGTAACATCGTAGTTTACTTCTATATTCTGTTAAAGATTGACCAATAATTTTGCCAAATTAAATACTACAACGAGTAGTCCCCCTAAGACATTCGACCATTGTTGTATATTTATCACGATAACCCAGTGCTTATATCATATGGCAATGGAAAATATTGCAAAGCACGTCCCAATAGGACTTTACCCTTAATTTTGTAGCAGAATCACCCCCCATAGTTACTATTTTCCCCAGCTAACCCTCACCAATATAAAATCGACTATCC contains:
- a CDS encoding methyl-accepting chemotaxis protein — protein: MLRKFKIATRIQLLFALLLLSLGGLLFEYWQASNMLMDTSSVEVNKRMAIQEKEKITAATTILSSALAASLQNVSDPAEQEKIIQNAFTRIRFEKDKSGYFYAYRGTTCVAHGANTSLINKDLSQLKGPDGTYIIQELFKLAKAGGGITEFDWNKPGEGLQPKIGSAQFIDGTDIWIGTGIYMSNILKNQIAFKKNLMSLARPRIIFVATLFGIFLIGIMFLCAFIIRSILRPLSTVTKGAKDIAAGQLDLHIPTDGTDELSELAVAMNLMSKELVTGHNDLHRATLDARDKAQAAALAQNEAEKSRQDLQTSYDEILRTAHTLEQAAVESKSMMDTLTGHMSTVGEKSYDQINQMSEVDHAMDNLHQAAILIKELANQAMSQGKTELETVREGSQMIEKSLSSIKAVHKKANMLQEQMSQLDRQAESINQVMVVISDIADQTNLLALNAAIEAARAGEAGRGFAVVADEVRKLAEKTMEATKKVDHTISGIQQATQVNAQSMDGIAQDITETATLAEDSGERFKRIADGAETTYDRSLQISEAADRQANEYAQVSSALVKMEKIVAASGEEVEGATQVITNLEETTNRITTVTEELRLHANTAS